Proteins from one Cyclopterus lumpus isolate fCycLum1 chromosome 11, fCycLum1.pri, whole genome shotgun sequence genomic window:
- the LOC117738878 gene encoding tissue alpha-L-fucosidase-like, with the protein MSPALRAGCILPVLLVVPFLLAWAPGCTARYTADWASLDARPLPQWFDDAKIGIFVHWGVFSVPGIGQFSEWFWCWWKIQKRADQVNFMRKNYPPGFEYADFATQFHAEFFNPDVWAELFKASGAKYVVFTSKHHEGFTNWPSADSWNWNSMAVGPHRDLVGELVQAVRKKSLHMGLYHSLYEWFHPLYLADKASGFKTQEFVARKALPELVNLVTAYKPDLIWSDGDWEAPDTYWNSTEFLAWLYNDSPIKDVVVTNDRWGKGCYCKHGGYYNCADRYTPGKLPDHKWEKCQSIDKRSWGYRRNMKLSELMDLPSIVKDMVYVVAMGGNYLLNIGPMSDGMIAPVFEERLRGLGAWLGINGEAIYASKTWRVQTENSTANVWYTAKNNTVYAIILGWPSKQVLQLTVPKMSAATQITLLDYPNVPLKWAPLTPSAGLVIAMPPMPVSPGNAWCLKLEGVV; encoded by the exons ATGTCGCCTGCATTGCGTGCTGGATGCATCCTACCTGTGCTTTTGGTCGTACCCTTCCTCCTCGCGTGGGCACCTGGATGCACGGCGCGCTACACAGCGGACTGGGCCAGCCTGGATGCCAGACCCCTGCCCCAGTGGTTCGACGATGCGAAGATCGGGATTTTCGTCCACTGGGGGGTCTTCTCGGTCCCTGGCATAGGGCAGTTTAGCGAGTGGTTTTGGTGCTGGTGGAAGATCCAAAAGCGCGCAGACCAAGTTAACTTCATGCGGAAAAACTACCCACCAGGCTTTGAATACGCGGATTTTGCGACCCAGTTTCACGCAGAGTTCTTCAATCCGGATGTCTGGGCAGAGCTTTTTAAAGCCTCTGGAGCAAA GTATGTAGTATTCACATCCAAACACCATGAAGGATTCACAAACTGGCCCTCAGCAGATTCCTGGAACTGGAACTCAATGGCTGTAGGTCCTCACCGGGACCTGGTGGGAGAACTGGTACAAGCTGTCAGGAAGAA GTCATTGCATATGGGTCTCTACCACTCTCTATATGAATGGTTCCATCCCCTATATTTGGCGGACAAAGCCTCTGGATTCAAGACTCAGGAATTTGTTGCCCGTAAGGCTCTTCCAGAGCTAGTGAACCTTGTGACGGCGTACAAACCAGATCTGATCTGGTCTGATGGGGACTGGGAAGCCCCCGATACCTACTGGAACTCCACCGAGTTCCTGGCCTGGCTTTACAATGACAGCCCTATCAAA gATGTGGTGGTGACCAATGACAGGTGGGGAAAGGGCTGCTACTGCAAACACGGAGGCTACTACAACTGTGCTGATAGGTACACGCCTGGGAAACTTCCAGACCACAAATGGGAGAAATGCCAGTCCATCGACAAACGTTCCTGGGGCTACCGAAGAAACATGAAGCTAAGCGAGCTCATGGACCTGCCGTCCATCGTAAAG GACATGGTGTATGTGGTGGCAATGGGTGGTAACTACCTGCTGAACATTGGGCCGATGTCAGATGGCATGATTGCCCCAGTGTTTGAGGAGAGGCTGAGGGGACTCGGTGCCTGGTTGGGGATCAACGGGGAGGCCATCTATGCTTCCAAAACCTGGAGGGTCCAGACGGAGAACAGCACTGCCAATGTCTG GTACACTGCCAAAAATAATACAGTTTATGCCATTATCCTTGGCTGGCCGTCCAAACAAGTACTTCAGCTCACAGTGCCAAAGATGTCTGCAGCCACACAA ATTACACTTCTGGACTATCCTAATGTGCCACTGAAGTGGGCACCACTGACACCATCTGCTGGACTGGTTATTGCTATGCCTCCCATGCCAGTGTCTCCTGGAAATGCCTGGTGTCTGAAATTGGAGGGAGTCGTCTAA
- the LOC117738879 gene encoding tissue alpha-L-fucosidase-like has product MLAALVLAVALVSQTAARYTADWTSLDARPLPSWYDEAKVGIFVHWGVFSVPGFGSEWFWWHWQGQQPPDQKCVSYMSKNYPPGFSYPEFAPQFHAQFFNPEDWADIFKASGAKYVVLTAKHHEGFTNWASPNSWNWNSVDTGPHRDLVGDLGEAVRNRSLHYGLYNSLYEWFHPLYLVDKKNGFKTQQFVMSKLLPELYNMVVRYKPEVIWSDGDWEAPDTYWNSTEFLSWLYNDSPVKDTVVTNDRWGAGCACKHGGYYNCADKYTPGQLPKHKWEKCTSVDTLSWGYRRNIKMSELMDLPTIIEDLVLTVALGGNYLLNVGPTPDGMIPAVFEERLRGVGAWLKMNGEAIYTSKPWRVQTENTTVPVWYTSKGTTVYAIMTAKPPKLTLQLLGPKTSAATKVTLLGNPNPLSWAPVSPSAGLTVLLPELPYSPSQAWTLKLDGIQ; this is encoded by the exons ATGCTCGCCGCGTTAGTCCTCGCCGTGGCTCTGGTGTCCCAAACGGCGGCTCGCTACACCGCGGACTGGACGAGCTTGGACGCCAGGCCGCTGCCTTCGTGGTACGACGAAGCCAAGGTGGGCATCTTCGTCCACTGGGGGGTGTTTTCCGTGCCCGGGTTCGGCAGCGAGTGGTTCTGGTGGCACTGGCAGGGCCAGCAGCCCCCGGACCAGAAGTGTGTGAGCTACATGTCGAAGAACTACCCGCCTGGTTTTAGCTACCCGGAGTTCGCCCCCCAGTTTCACGCTCAGTTCTTCAACCCGGAGGACTGGGCGGACATCTTCAAGGCGTCGGGTGCAAA GTATGTCGTCCTGACGGCCAAACACCACGAAGGGTTCACCAACTGGGCGTCCCCGAACTCCTGGAACTGGAATTCAGTTGATACTGGTCCTCACAGAGACCTCGTGGGAGACCTGGGGGAGGCGGTGCGCAACAG gtCATTGCACTATGGACTCTACAACTCCCTGTATGAGTGGTTCCACCCTCTCTACCTGGTAGATAAGAAGAATGGATTCAAAACGCAGCAGTTTGTGATGAGTAAACTGCTGCCGGAGCTTTACAACATGGTTGTACG GTACAAGCCTGAGGTGATCTGGTCTGATGGGGACTGGGAAGCACCCGACACCTACTGGAACTCCACCGAGTTCCTGTCCTGGCTCTACAATGACAGCCCTGTCAAA GATACTGTTGTGACCAACGACCGATGGGGAGCTGGctgtgcatgtaaacatggCGGCTACTATAACTGTGCAGACAAATACACTCCAGGACAACTGCCCAAACACAAATGGGAGAAGTGCACGTCCGTGGACACGTTGTCCTGGGGTTACCGGCGAAATATAAAGATGAGTGAGCTGATGGACCTGCCCACTATCATAGAG GATCTGGTTCTCACTGTGGCTCTGGGAGGTAACTACCTTCTGAATGTGGGTCCCACACCTGACGGGATGATCCCTGCAGTGTTTGAGGAGAGACTCAGGGGTGTTGGAGCCTGGCTGAAGATGAACGGGGAGGCCATATACACCTCCAAACCCTGGAGGGTCCAGACAGAGAACACCACTGTGCCAGTCTG gtATACATCCAAAGGAACCACTGTCTATGCCATCATGACAGCCAAACCTCCCAAGCTCACATTGCAACTATTAGGACCCAAAACATCAGCAGCCACTAAG GTGACCTTGTTGGGGAATCCAAATCCCCTATCCTGGGCCCCGGTCTCCCCCAGTGCTGGCCTTACTGTCCTTCTACCCGAGCTGCCTTATTCCCCCAGTCAGGCCTGGACGCTCAAACTGGACGGCATCCAGTGA
- the dlgap3 gene encoding disks large-associated protein 3 — protein MSQHSSGGGGGGPCHCSPEDCDGPGRDYYQGHSEGHYYPPGGPVEALALERHHSHSHSHSHSGGGTFPRSHPSQHPPLQSLDSCEECVSSGHGGKMHRIPPNMIDQFEKPFHPDGFHTLQYQRSASGGAEPRSESPSRIRHLVNSVQRLFAKSHSLEAPSKREYNGMRGGGDYRGERGGGHRSGGEDGGGHYSGHQPRSTRRSKSRERSKSGDSRHESGRRHRSRTAGWWSSDDNLDSDSSFLVSGGRRAYPSGHESLDAAIQELTMKRPKERGGGVVGVPVPGECMACTTMALAGSEGGGHHGHQGHSLKRSTWSAMTVSQAREVYPSTRGGGYEKALVPLESKLKERTFHYLQVPSDDWGGGYGGGATDGGGEIPCRRMRSGSYIKAMGDDDSADSDSSPKASPKSTLIAQRDAFRRSISMDQRYSCKECTDPYPNSRTTPKTQTRSRSYTRSLTSSQLGDTLNRQFEAVCETMFGEVESQAVEALDLPGVFRSRSHSYVRAIQAGCSQDDDCLSVFSMSGPQGSIKGGAVFPYRKGAPPPLPPRMSKSSLSVRAQSSTESTQDAYFQSGGQLASSSSPGRPKQHSNSVDLGSSDGPSGRSSRGGYYTATGPGRSRQHSNSAESLDGVRGSRELVPYGGGPGVRAKHSSSADSLLEGPPRPARERDGRVVGSLGKSVSLPQNSIVLSKAGGQDGGRKWRPSIAVQVDSSETLSDSDADGKALTEVHSIGVQVEDDKRRARFKRSNSVTASVQADMDPEGFPGLSIAVPTQDKSLQFGCSFQRHSSEPESASQYTDCHRTVHTQGQWAYREDFLQGGYTTEVCQADPRPHQHPHLPPRSHSPLPITAERAWAGKPSQEGPRSLPDSGRASPCMRDGEFFLRLLQTEVERMEGWCQNMEREAEENELPEEILEMIRNAVGSAQMLMSQKVQQFFRLCQQSVDPSAYPQPTSQDLAGFWDLLQLNIEDVRVKFQDLQRLKDSGWRLPPEKKEDKKLPPPLPKKPAGGVSGSLRADSVGDVGAGVGGGGSGGLVVPRIGGHTLPIREKSLDLGDRQRTEARRRLLQTKRTASFRQNSATESADSIEIYIPEAQTRL, from the exons ATGTCCCAGCATTCCTCCGGTGGTGGCGGAGGAGGACCCTGCCACTGCTCGCCTGAGGACTGTGATGGCCCGGGCAGAGACTACTACCAGGGTCACAGCGAGGGCCACTATTACCCTCCCGGAGGTCCGGTTGAAGCCCTGGCATTGGAGAGGCACCATTCTCACTCCCACTCCCATAGCCACTCTGGAGGGGGAACCTTCCCCCGCTCCCATCCCAGCCAGCACCCACCTCTCCAGTCGCTTGACTCTTGCGAagagtgtgtgtcctcaggccACGGAGGGAAGATGCACCGCATTCCCCCCAACATGATAGACCAGTTTGAGAAGCCCTTCCATCCTGATGGCTTCCACACACTGCAGTACCAGCGCAGCGCCAGTGGGGGTGCTGAGCCACGCAGCGAGAGCCCCTCACGTATCCGCCACCTGGTCAACTCTGTGCAGCGCCTCTTCGCTAAGTCCCATTCTCTGGAGGCACCGAGCAAGCGGGAGTACAATGGCATGAGAGGAGGCGGGGACTACCGtggcgagagaggaggaggccacAGGAGTGGAGGGGAGGATGGCGGAGGCCACTATTCAGGTCATCAGCCTCGCTCCACCAGGAGGAGCAAGTCTCGAGAGCGAAGCAAGAGCGGAGACTCACGACACGAGTCCGGCAGACGCCACCGCAGCAGGACAGCAGGCTGGTGGAGCTCTGACGACAACCTGGACAGCGACAGCAGCTTCCTGGTCAGTGGGGGCAGACGGGCGTATCCCAGCGGACACGAGAGCCTGGATGCAGCAATCCAGGAGCTCACCATGAAGAGGCCCAAGGAGCgcggtggtggtgttgttggtgtgccGGTACCTGGGGAGTGCATGGCCTGTACCACGATGGCTCTGGCTGGAAGTGAAGGAGGGGGACATCACGGGCACCAGGGCCACTCCCTGAAAAGGAGCACCTGGTCAGCCATGACAGTGAGTCAGGCCAGAGAGGTGTACCCTTCTACCAGGGGAGGAGGCTATGAGAAAGCCCTGGTGCCCTTGGAGAGTAAGCTGAAGGAGAGGACCTTCCACTacttgcag GTCCCTTCAGATGACTGGGGCGGTGGTTATGGAGGTGGTGCAACGGACGGCGGAGGGGAGATTCCATGCCGTCGTATGCGGAGCGGCAGCTACATCAAGGCCATGGGCGATGATGACAGTGCTGACTCAGACAGCAGCCCGAAAGCCTCGCCCAAGTCCACCCTGATCGCCCAGAGGGATGCCTTTAGACGCTCTATCAGCATGGATCAAAG gTACTCGTGTAAGGAGTGCACAGACCCATACCCCAACAGCCGGACCACACCCAAAACCCAGACCCGCTCTCGTAGTTACACCCGCTCTCTGACCAGCTCACAG CTGGGAGACACGTTGAACCGTCAGTTCGAGGCTGTGTGCGAGACCATGTTCGGAGAGGTGGAGTCTCAAGCCGTCGAGGCCTTGGACCTTCCAGGTGTGTTCCGCAGTCGCAGCCACAGCTACGTCCGTGCCATCCAGGCCGGCTGTTCCCAGGACGACGACTGCCTCTCCGTCTTCTCCATGTCGGGCCCCCAGGGAAGCATCAAGGGCGGGGCCG TCTTTCCTTATCGTAAAGGTGCTCCTCCCCCACTCCCACCTCGCATGTCCAAGTCTTCACTGTCGGTGCGAGCCCAGAGCAGCACCGAGTCCACCCAGGATGCCTACTTCCAGAGCGGTGGACAGTTGGCCTCGAGCTCTAGCCCCGGGCGTCCCAAGCAGCACAGCAACTCAGTGGACCTGGGCAGCTCCGACGGCCCCTCGGGTCGCTCCTCCAGAGGAGGCTACTACACCGCCACAGGCCCTGGACGTTCCCGACAGCACAGTAACTCGGCGGAGAGCCTAGATGGGGTCAGGGGTTCGCGGGAGCTGGTGCCCTACGGTGGGGGTCCGGGAGTAAGGGCCAAACACAGCAGCTCGGCTGACAGTCTACTGGAGGGGCCACCGAGGCCGGCCAGGGAGAGGGACGGCAGGGTCGTGGGCAGCCTGGGGAAGTCAGTGTCTCTGCCTCAGAACAGCATAGTGCTGAGTAAAGCTGGGGGGCAGGACGGTGGGAGAAAGTGGAGGCCGTCCATAGCTGTGCAG GTGGACAGCTCAGAGACTCTGTCAGATTCAGACGCAGATGGCAAAGCTCTCACAGAGGTCCACTCTATAGGGGTCCAAGTGGAAGACGACAAAAG GCGGGCTCGTTTCAAGCGCTCCAACAGCGTGACGGCGAGCGTGCAGGCCGACATGGACCCCGAGGGCTTCCCGGGACTCAGCATCGCCGTGCCAACGCAGGACAAGAGTCTCCAGTTCGGCTGTTCCTTCCAGAGGCACTCGTCAGAGCCGGAGTCAGCTAGCCAGTACACCGATTGCCACCGCACTGTCCACACACAGGGACAATGGGCCTACAGAGAG GACTTTCTCCAGGGCGGCTATACCACTGAGGTCTGCCAAGCGGACCCACGGCCCCACCAGCACCCACACTTGCCTCCACGTTCCCACTCCCCTCTGCCCATCACCGCTGAAAGAGCTTGGGCGGGGAAACCGTCCCAGGAGGGCCCCCGGAGCCTGCCCGACTCAGGCCGAGCCTCGCCCTGCATGAGAGACGGAGAGTTCTTCTTACGCCTCCTGCAGACAGaggtggagaggatggagggctGGTGCCAGAACATGGAGCGAGAGGCCGAGGAGAACGAACTGCCAGAGGAGA TTCTTGAGATGATACGAAATGCGGTTGGCAGTGCCCAGATGCTCATGTCTCAGAAAGTCCAGCAGTTCTTCCGCCTCTGCCAACAAAGTGTG GACCCATCGGCGTACCCCCAGCCCACCTCTCAGGACCTGGCGGGCTTCTGGGACCTGCTCCAGCTCAACATAGAGGACGTCAGGGTCAAGTTTCAGGACCTTCAGAGGCTCAAGGACTCTGGTTGGAGGCTCCCACCTGAAAAGAAG GAGGATAAGAAACTCCCTCCTCCTTTACCAAAGAAGCCAGCAGGCGGGGTGAGTGGCAGCCTCCGGGCTGATAGCGTCGGGGATGTGGGCGCCGGGGTTGGAGGAGGTGGATCGGGGGGTCTGGTGGTGCCGCGCATTGGTGGACATACCCTACCCATCAGGGAGAAGTCTCTGGACCTCGGGGACCGTCAGAGGACAGAAGCGAGGAGGAGGCTGCTGCAGACCAAGCGTACTGCCTCCTTCAGGCAAAACTCGGCCACAGAAAGCGCAGACAGCATCGAGATCTACATCCCCGAAGCCCAGACTCGGCTCTGA